From Motacilla alba alba isolate MOTALB_02 chromosome 20, Motacilla_alba_V1.0_pri, whole genome shotgun sequence, the proteins below share one genomic window:
- the SLC17A9 gene encoding solute carrier family 17 member 9 encodes MAAGGGGRNVPPGGGPRDGMRRDGGTEPYWSRPESRVWTAMLLLGTCLLYCARVTVPICAVALSSYFGWDKKQFGVVLSSFFWGYCLTQIVGGHISDQIGGEKVLLLSASAWGFLTVLTPLLTHITSAHLVFMTSSRFLMGLLQGVYFPSLASLLSQRVRESERAFTYSTVGTGSQFGTLLIGGAGSLLLDWYGWESVFYFSGLLTLLWVYCTCKYLLSEKELTIPMNYLTRGLPVPKQTKVPWKQLFRKAPIWAVIIAQLSTASTFFTLLSWLPTFFKETFPESKGWVFNVVPWLVAIPTSLFSGFLSDHLISQGYRTITIRKFMQVIGSGVSSIFALCLGQTSSFCKAIVFASASVGLQTFNHSGISVNVQDLAPSCAGLLFGVANTGGALLGVICVYLAGYLIETTGSWISVFNLVAAVNSIGLCTFLLFGEAQRVDTDSVYMDL; translated from the exons gccCGAGTCCCGCGTGTGGACGGcgatgctgctgctggggacgTGCCTGCTGTACTGTGCCCGTGTCACCGTGCCCATCTGCGCCGTGGCCCTCAGCTCCTACTTCGGCTGGGACAAGAAGCAGTTCGGCGTCGTGCTCAGCAGCTTCTTCTGGGGCTACTGCTTGACACAGATTGTTGGAGGACACATCAGTGATCA GATAGGAGGTGAGAAAGTTCTCCTCCTTTCAGCATCAGCCTGGGGGTTCCTCACAGTCCTCACCCCGCTGCTCACCCACATCACTTCAGCCCATCTGGTTTTTATGACCTCCTCCAGGTTCCTCATGGGGCTGCTGCAAG GGGTGTACTTCCCATCCCTGGCCAGTCTGCTGTCCCAGAGGGTCCGGGAGAGCGAGCGAGCCTTCACCTACAGCACGGTGGGGACTGGGTCACAGTTTGG AACGCTGCTGATCGGTGGTGCAGGATCTCTCCTCCTGGATTGGTATGGCTGGGAAAGTGTTTTCTACTTCTCTGGTTTGCTGACTTTGCTCTGGGTTTATTGCACCTGCAAATACCTCCTGAGTGAGAAAG aACTCACCATCCCCATGAACTATTTAACCAGAGGCCTCCCAGTACCCAAGCAGACCAAAGTTCCCTGGAAGCAGCTGTTCAGGAAGGCACCAATCTG GGCTGTCATCATCGCTCAGCTCTCCACGGCCAGCACGTTCTtcactctgctctcctggctgccgACTTTCTTCAAGGAGACTTTTCCCGAGTCCAAG GGTTGGGTGTTTAATGTAGTCCCCTGGTTGGTTGCAATTCCAACAAGCTTGTTCAGTGGATTTCTGTCTGATCATTTAATTAGTCAAG GGTACAGAACCATCACCATTCGGAAGTTTATGCAG gTCATTGGCTCTGGTGTCTCAagcatttttgctttgtgtctGGGCCAGACCTCCAGTTTCTGCAAAGCAATAGTGTTTGCCTCAGCCTCTGTTGGACTGCAGACCTTTAACCACAG TGGCATTTCAGTGAACGTGCAGGACCTGGCCCCCTCGTGTGCTGGCTTGCTCTTTG ggGTTGCAAATACAGGTGGAGCCCTCCTAG GTGTCATTTGTGTGTACCTGGCTGGATACCTGATTGAGACCACGGGCTCCTGGATTTCTGTTTTCAACCTGGTGGCTGCTGTGAACAGCATTGGGCTCTGCACATTCCTCCTGTTTGGAGAGGCCCAGAGGGTGGACACAGACTCTGTGTACATGGATCTTTAG